A region of Borreliella afzelii DNA encodes the following proteins:
- a CDS encoding complement regulator-acquiring protein, with the protein MKNPKLDIIKLNFITAILTSICISCVSIWKGQSKTSYQY; encoded by the coding sequence TTGAAAAACCCTAAATTAGATATTATTAAGCTTAACTTTATTACAGCAATATTAACTTCAATTTGCATATCATGTGTATCTATTTGGAAAGGTCAATCCAAAACCTCATATCAATACTAA
- a CDS encoding complement regulator-acquiring protein: MENSKLNIIRLNVITAILTSICISCAPFGSVNPNKLKNPTTSKIPKKVKRSNNSRNLKNLKSHTNSANSSENNKNFENESQDSKSSNQNSQEETTISKLENIGKGIEAQKKEENAQIAKFDGVQYDFLETFKLQRGDYFMFHAKMKLKRIIYSSLNYDTKKILALKEILEKLDTTDKNRRVAGKFLETSRNIQLELEDTHLKKIQDALRRAPSKKEAETLLQDVKRDLKIKQNFAKSLNATIDAYNKDVGGIRTNDEALVKHIKDKYSHPLYLLNQAD, encoded by the coding sequence TTGGAAAATTCTAAATTAAATATTATTAGGCTTAACGTTATTACAGCAATATTAACTTCAATTTGCATATCATGTGCACCTTTTGGCAGTGTTAATCCAAACAAACTAAAAAATCCTACTACTTCTAAAATTCCCAAAAAAGTAAAGCGAAGCAACAATTCTAGAAATCTAAAAAACCTAAAAAGCCATACCAATTCAGCAAATTCATCAGAAAATAACAAAAATTTTGAAAATGAATCTCAAGATTCAAAATCTTCAAATCAAAATTCTCAAGAAGAAACCACAATCTCAAAATTAGAAAACATTGGTAAAGGTATAGAAGCTCAAAAAAAGGAAGAAAATGCACAAATAGCTAAATTTGATGGTGTTCAATATGATTTCTTAGAGACTTTTAAACTTCAAAGAGGTGATTATTTTATGTTTCATGCAAAAATGAAATTAAAAAGAATAATTTATTCATCCCTAAATTACGATACAAAAAAAATATTGGCATTAAAAGAAATTCTTGAAAAACTTGATACAACAGATAAGAACCGAAGAGTAGCTGGTAAATTTCTCGAAACATCAAGGAATATTCAACTGGAATTAGAAGATACGCATTTAAAAAAAATACAAGATGCATTACGACGCGCTCCAAGCAAAAAAGAAGCCGAAACGTTACTACAAGATGTAAAACGTGATTTAAAGATAAAACAAAACTTTGCTAAAAGCTTAAACGCAACTATTGACGCTTACAATAAAGATGTTGGTGGCATTAGAACAAATGATGAAGCGCTAGTAAAGCACATAAAGGATAAATACTCTCATCCTCTTTATCTACTAAATCAAGCTGATTAA
- a CDS encoding complement regulator-acquiring protein, which yields MNRIIYLSLNYEIQKIEILKEMLEKLKKIL from the coding sequence ATGAATAGAATAATTTACTTGTCTCTAAATTACGAAATACAAAAAATAGAAATATTAAAAGAAATGCTTGAAAAACTTAAAAAAATCCTCTGA
- a CDS encoding P12 family lipoprotein, with product MQNNLNMGDKLDEIMSYIDIEKQNIRAAALFLCKVKESLKEGIIKRLESENRSVSQLSKQALNKIKNTLKSSESSYFKKV from the coding sequence TTGCAAAATAATTTAAATATGGGAGATAAACTTGATGAAATCATGAGTTATATTGATATTGAAAAACAAAATATAAGAGCTGCGGCTTTATTTTTATGTAAAGTTAAGGAAAGTTTAAAAGAAGGCATTATTAAAAGATTGGAAAGTGAAAATAGGTCAGTATCACAATTATCTAAACAGGCTTTAAATAAAATAAAAAATACTTTAAAGAGCTCAGAAAGCTCTTATTTTAAAAAGGTTTAA